A DNA window from Mycobacterium sp. IDR2000157661 contains the following coding sequences:
- a CDS encoding nuclear transport factor 2 family protein, with protein sequence MLSLEEISDRLEIQQLLIDYSTAIDQKRFDDLDRVFTPDAYIDYTVTGGIDGFFPQVKTWLKEVLPNFPAYYHMLGNVDVRISYDPAGDTAASRAICFNPMVMGGDPNKGAQIYFVGIWYVDEFVRTAEGWRMSKRVEEKCFDKLT encoded by the coding sequence ATGTTGAGCCTGGAGGAGATTTCGGACCGCCTGGAGATCCAGCAGTTGTTGATCGACTACTCGACGGCGATCGACCAGAAGCGGTTCGACGACCTCGACCGGGTGTTCACCCCGGACGCCTACATCGACTACACCGTCACGGGCGGAATCGACGGCTTTTTTCCGCAGGTCAAGACCTGGCTGAAGGAGGTGTTGCCGAACTTCCCTGCCTACTACCACATGCTGGGCAACGTCGACGTCCGGATCTCCTACGATCCCGCGGGCGACACCGCGGCGTCGCGGGCCATCTGCTTCAACCCCATGGTGATGGGCGGCGACCCGAACAAAGGGGCACAGATCTACTTCGTCGGGATCTGGTACGTCGACGAGTTCGTCCGCACCGCCGAGGGATGGCGGATGAGCAAGCGGGTCGAGGAGAAGTGCTTCGACAAGCTCACCTGA
- the rpsP gene encoding 30S ribosomal protein S16 — protein MAVKIKLTRLGKIRNPQYRIAVADARTRRDGRAIEIIGRYHPKEDPSLIEIDSERAQYWLGVGAQPTEPVLQLLKITGDWQKFKGLPGAEGTLKVKEPKLSKLDRFNAALADAEGGPATEATQPKKKKAPAAKKAAEKVSDESDRNAVAAEATADPAPAKDQSEPPAEGEDATVAGATES, from the coding sequence ATGGCTGTCAAGATCAAGCTCACGCGGCTCGGCAAGATCCGCAATCCCCAGTACCGCATCGCCGTCGCCGACGCGCGCACCCGCCGCGACGGCCGCGCCATCGAGATCATCGGCCGGTACCACCCGAAGGAAGACCCGAGCCTCATCGAGATCGACTCGGAGCGCGCCCAGTACTGGCTCGGCGTCGGCGCTCAGCCCACCGAACCCGTTCTGCAGCTACTGAAGATCACCGGTGACTGGCAGAAGTTCAAGGGCCTGCCCGGTGCAGAGGGCACGCTGAAGGTCAAGGAGCCCAAGCTCAGCAAGCTGGACCGGTTCAACGCCGCACTGGCCGACGCCGAAGGCGGCCCGGCCACCGAGGCGACCCAGCCGAAGAAGAAAAAGGCCCCCGCAGCCAAGAAGGCGGCCGAGAAGGTCTCCGACGAGTCGGACCGCAACGCCGTCGCGGCCGAGGCGACCGCCGATCCGGCGCCCGCCAAGGACCAGTCCGAACCGCCAGCCGAGGGCGAGGACGCCACCGTCGCCGGCGCCACTGAAAGCTGA
- a CDS encoding RNA-binding protein, with product MSSVVVDAVEHLVRGIVDNPDDVRVDMVTSRRGRTVEVHVHPDDLGKVIGRGGRTATALRTLVAGIGGRGIRVDVVDTDQ from the coding sequence GTGAGCTCTGTCGTCGTCGACGCCGTCGAGCATCTGGTCCGCGGAATCGTCGACAACCCCGACGATGTCCGTGTCGACATGGTGACCAGCCGTCGCGGGCGCACCGTCGAGGTGCATGTGCACCCCGATGACCTCGGTAAGGTGATCGGTCGCGGAGGTCGCACCGCGACCGCGCTGCGCACGCTGGTCGCGGGAATCGGTGGTCGCGGCATCCGCGTCGACGTGGTGGACACCGACCAGTAG
- the rimM gene encoding ribosome maturation factor RimM (Essential for efficient processing of 16S rRNA): protein MDLVVGRVVRAHGIAGEVVVEVRTDDPDDRFAPGATLRGRRAKDSSERPYTVESVREHSGRLLVRFAGVANRNGADSLRGTVFVVDSQDLPPIDDPDEYYDHQLEGLRVRTTGGADVGTVAEVLHTAAGELLAVRSGDREVLVPFVSAIVTSVSLDDQLVEIDPPDGLLEL from the coding sequence ATGGACCTCGTTGTCGGGCGGGTCGTCAGGGCGCACGGCATCGCCGGCGAGGTGGTCGTCGAGGTTCGCACCGACGACCCCGACGACCGCTTCGCGCCCGGAGCCACGCTGCGCGGCAGGCGTGCCAAGGACTCCTCGGAGCGCCCGTACACCGTCGAATCGGTGCGTGAGCACAGCGGACGGCTGCTGGTGCGGTTCGCCGGGGTGGCCAACCGCAACGGCGCCGATTCGCTGCGCGGCACCGTGTTCGTGGTCGACTCGCAGGACCTGCCGCCGATCGACGACCCCGACGAGTACTACGACCATCAACTCGAAGGGCTGCGGGTTCGCACCACCGGCGGCGCCGACGTCGGCACCGTCGCTGAGGTGTTGCACACCGCGGCGGGCGAGTTGCTCGCCGTCCGCAGCGGCGATCGCGAGGTGCTGGTGCCGTTCGTCAGCGCGATCGTCACGTCGGTGTCGCTCGACGATCAACTCGTCGAGATCGACCCGCCGGACGGTCTGCTGGAGCTCTGA
- a CDS encoding class A beta-lactamase-related serine hydrolase: protein MRRRPTRLVTAAAIIAIAVPVAVGCEAHVHGKPPDPAASPLTVVVPQGTMAPVPEAPPDEPSASFSGLDERVRQATADAAKAGADITVTILDRNTGQVVAHGRNDAMPIASVVKLFIADDLLLQESRGQARLSPEDRRSLDAMLRSSDDSAAEVFWNRSGGSEIVARVKARYGLGATSLPFDGRWYTTLSTPGDMVRYYEKLLSGTGGLPQDKAEIILSNLAKSTPTAPDGTVPGGVYPQRFGIPDGLPAAPVAVKQGWFCCWNGGNWVHLSTGVIGPDRRYVMAIGSLQATDDVTARNTITQAVRTMFPSGRI, encoded by the coding sequence ATGCGACGGCGGCCGACAAGGCTGGTCACAGCTGCCGCGATCATCGCCATCGCGGTTCCGGTCGCGGTCGGATGCGAGGCCCATGTGCACGGCAAGCCGCCCGACCCGGCCGCAAGTCCGCTGACCGTCGTCGTGCCGCAGGGCACCATGGCTCCCGTGCCGGAGGCGCCGCCCGACGAGCCCTCCGCATCGTTCAGCGGCCTCGACGAACGCGTCCGCCAAGCCACCGCGGACGCCGCCAAGGCCGGCGCCGACATCACCGTCACGATCCTCGACCGCAACACCGGCCAAGTCGTCGCCCACGGCAGAAACGACGCGATGCCCATCGCGTCGGTGGTCAAACTGTTCATCGCCGACGACCTGCTGCTGCAGGAATCCCGCGGGCAGGCCCGGCTGTCCCCCGAGGACCGCCGGTCCCTCGACGCCATGTTGCGCTCCTCCGACGACAGCGCGGCCGAGGTGTTCTGGAACCGCAGCGGCGGCAGCGAGATCGTGGCGCGGGTGAAGGCACGGTATGGACTGGGTGCGACGTCTCTGCCCTTCGACGGCCGCTGGTACACCACCCTGAGCACGCCCGGGGACATGGTCCGGTATTACGAGAAGTTGTTGTCCGGCACAGGCGGGCTGCCGCAGGACAAAGCGGAGATCATTCTGTCCAACCTGGCGAAGTCGACGCCGACCGCCCCGGACGGCACCGTGCCCGGCGGCGTCTACCCCCAGCGGTTCGGCATCCCCGACGGACTTCCCGCGGCGCCGGTGGCGGTCAAGCAGGGCTGGTTCTGCTGCTGGAACGGCGGCAACTGGGTGCACCTGTCCACCGGTGTGATCGGCCCGGATCGCCGATACGTGATGGCGATCGGTTCCCTGCAGGCCACCGACGACGTCACCGCCCGCAACACGATCACCCAGGCCGTCAGGACCATGTTCCCCAGCGGCCGGATCTGA
- the rplS gene encoding 50S ribosomal protein L19, translating into MNTLDFVDQTSLRDDIPTFGAGDTVNVHVKVIEGSKERIQVFKGVVLRRQGGGVRETFTVRKESYGVGVERTFPVHSPNIDHIDVVTRGDVRRAKLYYLRELRGKKAKIKEKR; encoded by the coding sequence ATGAACACGCTGGACTTCGTCGACCAGACGTCGCTTCGCGACGACATCCCGACTTTCGGGGCCGGCGACACGGTCAATGTGCACGTCAAGGTCATCGAGGGCTCCAAGGAACGCATCCAGGTCTTCAAGGGTGTGGTGCTGCGTCGCCAGGGTGGTGGAGTGCGGGAGACGTTCACGGTGCGCAAGGAGAGCTACGGCGTCGGTGTCGAGCGGACCTTCCCGGTGCACTCGCCCAACATCGACCACATCGACGTCGTCACCCGCGGTGACGTGCGGCGCGCCAAGTTGTACTACCTGCGTGAACTGCGTGGCAAGAAGGCCAAGATCAAGGAGAAGCGCTGA
- the trmD gene encoding tRNA (guanosine(37)-N1)-methyltransferase TrmD, whose translation MRTDLRIDVVTIFPACLDPLRQSLPGKAIDSGIVQLAVHDLRRWTHDVHRSVDDAPYGGGPGMVMKAPVWGEALDEVCSAETLLVVPTPAGRLFTQADAQAWSHEAHLVFACGRYEGIDQRVVDDAARRMRVAEVSIGDYVLPGGESAAVVMIEAVVRLLPGVLGNPASHRDDSHSEQNQGLLEAPSYTRPPSWRGLDVPEILLSGDHAKVAAWRREQGLHRTRERRPDLLD comes from the coding sequence ATGCGCACCGACCTCCGCATAGACGTGGTGACGATCTTTCCCGCATGTCTGGATCCGTTGCGACAGTCGTTGCCGGGCAAGGCCATCGACTCGGGCATCGTGCAACTGGCGGTCCACGATCTGCGGCGCTGGACCCACGACGTGCACCGGTCGGTCGACGACGCCCCGTACGGCGGTGGGCCCGGCATGGTGATGAAAGCCCCGGTGTGGGGCGAGGCACTCGACGAGGTCTGCTCTGCAGAGACACTTCTGGTGGTGCCGACGCCGGCGGGACGATTGTTCACGCAGGCCGACGCGCAGGCGTGGAGCCATGAGGCACACCTGGTGTTCGCCTGCGGCCGCTACGAGGGCATCGACCAGCGTGTCGTCGACGACGCCGCCCGGCGGATGCGGGTGGCCGAGGTGTCGATCGGTGACTACGTGCTGCCCGGCGGCGAGTCGGCGGCGGTCGTGATGATCGAGGCCGTGGTGCGGTTGCTACCCGGCGTGCTCGGCAATCCCGCTTCACACCGCGACGATTCACACTCCGAGCAGAACCAGGGTCTTCTCGAGGCGCCGAGCTACACCCGGCCGCCGAGCTGGCGCGGCCTCGATGTGCCCGAGATCCTGCTGTCCGGCGACCACGCGAAGGTCGCGGCGTGGCGCCGGGAACAAGGACTGCACCGTACCCGCGAGCGTCGGCCGGATCTGCTCGACTGA